The DNA window ccagccgagccacccaggtgccccggcatcATATCTTTCATTCCAGATTTCACTGCTAGTAGACAgatgtgcatttttttattttttaaggtatagatatttttttaaattttatttatttgtttgagattgAGAGTGAGTGAACAGGCATGAGCAgtcgggggagaggcagagggagaagcaggctccctgctgagcagggagcccagattcgggactggatcccaggaacctgggatcatgacctaagcggaaggcagacgctccaccaactgagccagccacatgccccctttaaaaaaaatttttttttcaggtgactctttttaaaaagttttatttaaggggcgcctggctggctcagtcagtagaagatgtgattcttgatcttggggtcatgagtttgagccccaactTGGGGAAGTAGattgtactaaaaaaaaaaaaaaatctttaaagttttatttaaatttcagctagttaatatacacattatattagtttcaggtgtacagtataatgattcaacaataccacacaccacccagtgctcatccgAAGTCCTCTCCTTAATCTCTATCACctacttctctcctcccctctggtaacgatcagtgtgttctctgtggCCACGACTCtatttctgggggcgcctgggtggctcagtgggttaaagcctctgccttcagctcaggtcatgatctcagggtcctggaatcaagccccgcattgggctctctgctcagcggggagcctgcttcctcctctctctctgcctgcctctctgcctacttgtaatctctgtcggtcaaataaataaataaaatcttaaaaaaaaaaaaagactctaattctgggtttgtctctctctcttaatgtCTTCTGTGAATCAGCTCTTCCCAAACTCTTGGTACTGTTactatttttcccccttcccataagCCATCATAAGTACATAATAATGATGGAGAAGATTAGAATATgatgagaattaccaaaatgttacACAGATAAGAAGTGAGCTAATGGTGTCGGGAAAATGGTGCAGCTTGATGCAGGGTTGCCGCAAAcctttaatttaataaaaaatccaggggcgctggggtggctcagtgggttaaagcctctgccttctgcttgggtcatgatctcagggtcctggaatcaagccccgcattgggctctctgctcagtggggagcctgcttcctccctctctctctgcctgcctctccacctacttgtgatctgtcaaataaataaataaataatttttaaaaaagatttaaaaatgcaattatcaGTGAAGTGCAATAAAGTGAAACACATTTGCCCGAGGTGGTCCTGTATGCTTCTTGGCATTTTCCGTGAAGACCATCACGTCATCTGCAAATGGGGCtagttgtattttttcctttccaatttgtatgcctttcatttccttttcttgtcttatcgCACTGGCTAGAATTTCCAGGACTGTGCTGGATATGGGTGCCCTGTTCCTTCTGTTATGGGGAAAACGTGTAGTCTTTCACCATCAAGTAAAATGTTAACTGAAGATCTGCGGACATTCTGCAGCATGCGGAGGTGGTTTCTgagggcgtctgccttcagcttaggtcatgatcccagggtcctgggatccagtccggaatctgggctccctgctcagcggggagcctgcttctccctcctagCTGAGTTTGTGTCATgcatgggtgttgaattttgtcaagtgttCTTCCTGCATCAGTTGAAATGCCCTTCTAACCTTTCTTCCTTAGCTTGTGTGTTGGTTTTCTGTGGCCGCTTTGAcacttattttaaatgtagagGCTTAAAACGACACAGATATGTTACCCGCCAGCTCTGTACAAGTCCTACATGGATATCAgaaagctgaaatcaaggtgttggcagggctgcattcctttccGGAGGCTCAGAAGATGAACCCATTTCCCTTCCAGCGTCTAGAAGCTTCTTGCATTCCTTGGTTCAtggtcccctttctccatctaCAAATCCAGCAATGCAGGTACAATCCTTACGTCGTATCACTCTCAATTTCTTCCATTGTcacttctctcttctgcttttagGAAACCCTGTGATGACTTTGGGTTCACCCAGATAATACAGGATAATTTCTTCAAAGTTAGTTGATCAGCAACTTAAATTCTATCTGGACCTTAAATCCCCTTTGCTATGCAACCTAACATAGTCACAGGtcctggggattaggatgtgaaCATCTTTAGGGAACCATTACTCTACCTACCACAGCCTGTTAAATATGGTGgataagattgatttttttttttcagttaagattttagttatttatttgacagagggagacacagcgagagagggatcATAAGCAGggagattgggagagggagaagcaagcttcccgccaagcagggagcctgacacggggcttgatcccaggactgtgggatcatgatctgagccaaaggcagatgattaacgattaagtcacccaggcgcccctcttgatataattttttttttaattttatttatttatttgacagagagagatcacaagtaggcagagaggcaagcagagagagagagggggaagcaggctccccactgagcagagagcgggatgcggtgctgatcccaagaccctgggatcatgacctgagccgaaggcagaggccttaacccactgagccacccaggcgccccttgacatAAAttcttaagagattttatttatttgagacagagagagagagagaaagctcaaggggtggggaggggcagaggaggagagagggagaagcagacttcccactaaacATGGAGCtcgactcagggctctatcccaggactctgggatcatgacctgagctcaaggcagatgtaaattcaatttccttcatcGTTAGAGGGCTGCCTGGACTTTATACACGTGGCAAAAAATAGCCTTTGGAATCCATTCAAGAGCTGTCTGACTTGGTCATCTCTTCTGATGAACTGTCTTATAAAGCTGACTAACCATACCCGCCATAAAGGGGAGTCACAAATGGTTAGTAAGGTCACagccatttaattttgtttatcaaAGGCAATGGGGAGCCATAGAAGGATttagagcaggggagggagggggtcatGGTTGCCTTTAGTAAGATCCCTCTGGGGCCAGGGTAGACGCTggatgaggcagaaggagaggccgGAGGTCTGGGGCAGGGTCTTGGAACAGTCAAAGACAACGTGCGCAAGGTATGGGGGTATGGACGGAGGTCGGAGTCTGGAGGTGCTGGGGATGCCCCGCGCTGGCTGGGCCGGGGTGGGGAGCGCGGCGCGTGGGTAAACTCCGGGAGGGGCGTTGAGTTTATCCGGCTCTTCCCGGACGTCCAGCCCGGATCTGCAACACCCTGAGGCAGGCATGACCACTGTCCCCCGAGAAACACCGGCGAGGGCCCACGTGGCTGGGAAGCGCGGAGCAGGACCCGGAGCCAGTCCGGTCGGACTCCAGACCGCCGTCCCGAACATCGGGCCCTCACCCCATGCCCTGTCCCCTTCCAGACCCGCGCCGGGCCCAGCCCACGGCTCCCCGCAGGCTCgggcctcccccccacccccggacttCCAGTCCTGCCCGGGCTGCGGACTCCCCATTCTGGGAAGTGCTGCTGCGCCTCGGAGCAAAGGTCCCGGGACAGGGACCGGGGACAAAGGACAGGGACGCACCCACACCGCGGGCGCGCAGCCCGGCCCCGCCTACTAACACCCCGCGCAAGGGGGCGTGGGAAATAGGGGGGGCGCGCCAGTCGGCGGGCGCGTGTCAGACCCGGGACCTGACTGGCTGCCGGAGGACCAATGCCTACCACTGAATGGATGCGTGAACCTCAGGAACTCCTGCTGATTGGCCGAGGGGGACGAGCTTGGCGGAAGCAGTAGCTTAACACTGATTGGCTGAGAGGGAATCCAGCGACTGCTGCCTATTGGTTAAAGTTTAAGTGACCCTCCTATAACTGGCTGTTGGGCTCGGTCCGACCGTGGAATCAGTTCAGGGGTGGAAGTTAACCCTCTAGAGACTGAGGTGCGGCCGGGACGCTTCAGAACCGTGGCGCGCGGCCCCTTCCCGGCTCTGCTTGCGGCCCCAGGGCACTCTGGCTCGTTCTCCGGGCCTCAGTCTCAACGACCGAGCTCTCCGGCCCCTCGTTTCCCGTCTCGTCCCCCTGAGCTGAACGGCCGGCGGCTCCAGGCCTCGTCCAGGGCGGGCACTAGTTCCCCGAAAGCGGAAGTcccggagcctcagtttccccactcgTAGGCTGCCACGCGCCTCCCACGGGAGGCAGCCTCGGGCCTCCGTCTTCCGAGTGGTCCGGGAGGGCTGAATCCCCCGGCTCCCCGCCCGCCCCCAGGCTGGGGCTCCTCCCCTTCGGGGCGGAGCCGTGTCACGTGCCGGGAAGAAAGGGCCCGCGGCGCGCGGGGCGCACGGGGCGCGCGGGGCGGTCGGGGCGCCGGGCGGCGCGGCCATGGCAGGTACGGCGGGGCTGGCGGGGCCGGCGGGGGTCGGGGGGCACCCGGCGCGGGGGCTGGGCGGCCGGGGGCGCGCGGGCCCATGCAGCCGGTCGCTGCTCGCAGCTCCGGAGCCGCTGTCCCCGGCGGGCGGCGCCGGCGAGGAGGCGCCGGACGAGGATGAGGACGAGGCGGAGGCCGAGGACCCCGAGCGCCCGGCTGGTGCGGGCGGCGCGCGTAGCGGAGGCGGCAGCTGtgtcggcggcggcggcggcggcagcggcggagGAGGAGGCGGCTGCGGGatcggggccggggcggggggctgcgGGGGGCCGGGGGGTGCGCTCACCCGGCGCGCGGTCACGCTGAGGGTGCTCCTCAAAGATGCGCTGCTGGAGCCGGGCGCCGGGGTGCTGTCCATCTACTACCTGGTGAGCGCCCCTACCCCCATCCCATCTCGActagggcagggaggggaaactgaggcccagagctccCTGACCGCCGGTCGAGCCCGGGTGTGGGGAGGCAAAGCCGAAACACGGAGCATGCAGACCCCGCAGGAGCCCCTCCGGGCTGGAGGACCTCGTTTCCCCAATACCCCGTTGCACAAAGGAGAAACTGAGCTCGGGAGAGGACACCGCCGCTTTCCTGGCTGTGGCACCTTGCTCAGCCTCTCCATATCCTAGTgtcctcatatataaaatgggattttctttttttcccttcacggagttgtatgaggattaaatgaatacatCGCCCAGCCGGGTGCCTGGTATCCCGGGAGTGCTTTTCGGGTTTGCTGCTGTTGCTGTGGGTCTGTGCGTGGGAGCAGTTTATGAATGGGGCGCCTGCCGCGCCTGGCTGTGCGCTTCGTGTTGGGGACTCGGCAGACCCCGTCCCTGCCCTTTGGGGACTCGTGGTCCAGTGAGAAGGTGGAGACACAGAGCTGGACACTTTCAGTCCAGGCTGATGAGCACTGTGATAATGGACACACAGGTGCTGGGAGGTCCCTAAGCCAGAAGGCTTCCTGGGAGGTACGCTGTAAGTGGAAGTGCCAAGTGCCAAGCCCTGGGGAGCAGCAGGgcgtcagggagggcttcctggaggtgtcTTGGTGGGTCCAGCTCTGGGCCCAGCCAGGCCGCTGTTACTGCAGGGGAAGAAGTTCCTGGGAGACCTGCAGCCGGACGGGAGGATTGTGTGGCAGGAAACTGGGCAGGTGTTCAACTCTCCCAGTGCCTGGGCAACCCATTGCAAAAAGCTGGTGAACCCGGCCAAGAAGTCCGGGTGCGGCTGGGCTTCTGTCAAGTACAAGGGCCAGAAACTGGACAAGTACAAGGCAGCCTGGCTCCGGCGACACCAGCTCCACATCCCCACGGCTGCTGCCGATGAGGTGCGTTGCTCAACCTCCTGGAGCAAGGATAAAAGGTTTCCCAGAGTAAGGGCATTGGAGCTGGGGCCCCATGGGATGAGTAGGAGTTCGTGAGAGCAAGGTGAAGAGAGTTTGCCAAGGGAATGACACAGTCAAGCCACGTTGGTTAGAAAGCAACACAGCACTTGCGGAGCCCTGATTAGCTGATGGAGCTGGAGGCTAACGTGGCTTAGGGAGCTGAGGGGACTGGGAACATTGGCTGGCAGGGACCAGATCTGGGAGAATTTCCAATGCTATGATAATTATAGATCTTTGTATATTCACCAACTGGGTGGACCTAGCCAAGGACCTCTCTGGGTCCTAAATCTTTGTACGTAAAATAAGAGATGATCCCAGTACCCGTATGTATCAGATATGTATATCTAGCTGGCAGGGCTGAGATCTGTAGGGCCGCTGGCAGGCTGGAAACAGGCAGGGAGGACTTGGGAGCCCTGGAAGGCTAGGGGCAGAGGATGGACAGACCTCACTCAGGTGCCCACGGCGCCCTCTGGTGGCCTCTGTATGCGGTACAGCCTAGGGGGCGGGGCGAAGGTGGGAGCTGGGGACCAGTATGCAGGAGACTGAACTGGTCCAGATGGGGAGATGATGGGGTGGGACAGTCCAACAATGGATGGGGAAGAAGTGGGCGGGTTTTGGCTTATTTTGAAAGTGGGTCTCATGGGATTTGCTGCTACATGAGATGTTGGTGTTAAGGGCAGTTTTGCTCTGAGCAAGTGGATGGCTAGAGTCGCCATGGTCAGAGATAATGGGGATTGGGGAGGAGCAGGTGTGGGGAGACAGTCGGCTGCAGTGTGGCCGAGCTGAGCGTGAGATGCCTCAGAGCTCCCTGCAAAGAGACCTCCAGGATTAGCTGGACTCCCAAGTTAAGCTCAGGGGAGGGCCCGGCTGGAGATGGGACTGTGGGCATCATCTCGCCATAGACCGGTTGGGGGTGCAGCGGATGGTGAATGAGGCTGCCTGGCAGCGGagcaggtggggagagaagaggcccGAGGACCCACCCTGGGCatctggggaggggtgggagactgagggggctggagaggtgggaggggagcCAGGTCCCTGAAAAGCTCCCAAGAGAAGGAGGGTCCATGAGACATCGTAGCGAGGGGGCGGGGACAGAGACTATGTGACTGTTGGATTTGGACACTGGGAAGTCACCCCAGCGGTGGCAGTTAAAGGGAGAGCAGTAGGAGGGATTACTGAGAGAATCTGATAACGTAATCCCTGTCGACCCTTGCTTGCCCAGTGAGTATGAATTGACAAGGGGCATGCTAATGGCTTTCCAGGCATTATCTTATTTCACCTGGATGCTGTCCCTGTGCATCTGGAGGTCATTGTgtggttttacagatgaggaggctAGAGctcagggaggtcagggtgcTTGCCGGAGGCCACACAGCTTGTGAAAAGGAGAGGCAAAGTTTGCATCTTCTGCCAGGCTCTCAAATCGGAGTTGCAGCCGAACCATAGGCTGCCTctgctggctccctccctccctctagtGGACATCTAGGGCAATGGCAGGAACCGAAGGCTCAGGCCCACCTCCGGTCTGAGTGGACCTCTGGGTAGACCGCGGTGAGGAGAGTGGGCAGCACCCAGCTGAGGGTCCTGtggctgtcccccacccccactcccccagagCCCGGCcagtgaaggggaggaggaggagctgttgatggaggaagatgaggaggaggttCTGGCGGGGGTCTCGACGGAGGACAAGAGTCGGAGACCACCGGGGAAGGGACCCTTGGAGCCTCCCCACCCAGGTGAGAGGCttagggaagggagggggtggcacAGGAGACCGGCACAACTCAGGTGAGCGAAGTGGCCGCGGCTGGATCTGGCCTTTCTTCTGCCTGGCTGACTTCCTAGCCCTGCTGCCTGATTTCCTTCCCCTGCTGCCTGATTTCCTTCCCCTGCTGCCTGATTTCCACGACCCCCTGTAGGACTTCCTTGCCTCGTCGCCTGATTCCTTTGGCCCCCAGCCTGGTTTTCTGAGGTCCTCACCTGGTTTCCTAAGCCCTTCATGGGCATTTTAATCTCCTTTTCCCGATTTGTTAACCTGCCGCCCAATCTCTCCATTCTGCGGCCTCTGGAGGTTTTCCCTTCTTGGGCTGCCTGGGCTTGTGTTTTCCGGTTCTGGGCTGGACGGGATTGATGCTGCCTTCTTTCCGTTACCCCACGCTGTGCAGAGGCCGTGCCCCCCGGGAAGCGGGTGGAAAACAAGATCCGGGTGCCCGTGCGCTACTGTATGTTGGGCAGTCGCGACTCTGCCAGGTCAGATACCCCTGTGCCCGCCCCCTCATCCCCCGGCATACTCGCGCTctgtgggagtggggggggggccaAGTAGGTGAGCACAAGGCTTCCCGTGCTCAGAGCTGGCTCCAGAGGCCTGGGGAGCTGGCTCCTGAAGCTATGGGGCTGTGGGACCGTCTGGCTCCGACAGGAACCCCCACACGCTGGTGGAAGTCACGTCCTTCGCTGCCATCAACAAGTTCCAGCCGTTCAACGTGGCCGTCTCCAGCAACGTGCTGTTCCTGCTGGTGCGTGCCCTGCTGCCCCCTTGTCCCTTGTGGGCCAAGGGCCAGGCCCGGGCAggtggctggggcacctgggaggggTCCCTGGAATGttagctctgtgagggcaggaagGTGCTTTGTCACTGCCGAGAAACTGTAGGCACTCAAGGTCCCGACGGAGGCGGGTGGGGTGGGCTCTGCACATCGCCAGGGCTCTGGGCCCGAGGATAGGCTTTGGGGTGGGGCCGCAGCCTGAGCCACTCTTCCAATGTCCGTCCCCTCCCCAGGACTTCCACAGCCACCTGACTCGCAGCGAGGTcgtggggtacctggggggccgCTGGGACATCAACAGCCAGAGTGGGTATTCGGGGCCAAGTGGGCAGGGGGGTGCTGGGGGCCAGGGTTGATGTCTACACCTTCCCCCCGCCTCTGCGCAGTGCTCACGGTGCTGAGAGCCTTCCCCTGTCGCAGCCGCCTGGGGGACGCGGATATGGCCGCCGCCATGGAAGAGGAGGTGAGGGGACACCTGGAGTCAGGGTGCTCTGGGGAGGGCAAGGGTAGACACAGCTGTCTTGACTACCATGTCCTGGTGGCTAGCACAGTGTCCTAGTTCAACACgtgtgcaaatgtgtgtgtgtgaccccaTGGTCATCCTTTCTCTGGGCACAGGTGGCCAGCCCCCTTTCCCTCTGAACCCCCGTCTCCAGATGTGTATCAGGGGCCGTCCTGATAGCGCTTGCACAGTGAGGCTTTGCACGTGCCTGGCGCTGGGCCGAGCGCTCCAGCCCGCCTGCTCCCTGCTCCGCCAGGGGCTCTCGGGGCATGCGAACAGGCGTGCATTTGGTGCGCCCGTCTCCCGGGCCCTGCCTTTCTTGGTCCTCAGGCTAGCGCTTGCCTCTACTTGCTTCAGGCCTCTGGAGACGCCTGGCCTGCTCCAGTGCACACACACCCACCTAGCTGCTTGTTTAACTATTTGGGCGCCTACTGGGTGCCGGGAGTTGTTCCCTGAACTAGGGATACTGCAGTGCCCCCAGTAAACTTTAGCCGTTGGTTGGTGACAGGTGCATTTTATGGATTTGTTGACTGTGCCCCCCTCCTTTGGCCTCAtggagggtggtgggggcagggtctGGGACACCACTGTCCCCAGGCCTGGTACACACCAAGCACATAGGTAGTGCTGGCCTCATGTTGGGGATGGAGCGCGGCAGGTGGGTGCACACACGGGCTGGTAGAGCCCCCCCCGGCGTGCACCCCGCCCACCCCAGCCTCGCCTGTGCCCCCAGATCTACCAGAGCCTGCTCCTGCGGGGCCTGTCCCTGGTGGGCTGGTACCACAGCCACCCGCACAGCCCTGCGCTGCCGTCGCTGCGGGACATAGACTCGCAGATGGACTACCAGCTGCGCCTGCAGGGCTCCAGCAACGGCTTCCAGCCCTGCCTCGCCCTGCTCTGCTGTAAGTGCAGCGGCCCGGTCCCACCCTGGGCCTCCGACCCCAACACCTCCCCATCCCGCCCAGCCCCCACTCTCACTCTCCTCCTGCAGCCCCTTACTACTCTGGCAATCCTGGCCCTGAGTCCAAGATCTCGCCGTTCTGGGTGATGCCGCCCCCTGAGGTAGGCGGGGCCGCTGGGGAGGCGGGGCCGGCGCTGCGGGGGCGGGGCCTCAGCGTCCCGGGTGAAATGAGAGCATAACCATGGCACTGAGATTCGGGCTGTTGAAGAGGTGTGGCCCCCATGGGGAGCATGCTGCCCGCGTTACGGAGACGGCCCCCTTCCGAACCTGTCCTGGGGTCAGAATGGGGTTGGGAGAGCTATTCCTGGCCTCTtgtgctgggggcagggcccaCCGGGCCTGGGGTCTTGATTGGCCGATTGCTGGCCCAGGGCACATCCTTCATGGGACACAGGGGGCTGGAGGTGGCTGAGGGTGACTGGCTTGTGTCCCTGCCAGCAAAGGCCCAGTGACTACGGCATCCCCATGGACGTGGAGATGGCCTACGTCCAGGACAACTTCCTGACTAATGACATCTTGCATGAGATGGTGAGCCCACTCCCGGGGGGATGGGCGGGGTGGGCGGGGCcccagagaggagagggtggggctTTAGGGCCCCAGCTGGCCTGTGGCGATAGTGCAGGACTCCTGGTGGCTGAATGCCCTGGAGAGGGACTGCCTCTCCAGTCCCAGGTTCTTGCCCACCTgtcccgtcccccccccccccccccccgcgctccTTGCTGTTCCGGAACTTGCCTCGTGCCTCTGCACGTGCCCCCAATTGTCCAAATGAAGACAAGTGAGGGCTTTCCGGTGGTGCCAGGTGAATGTTTTTAGGGCCCATGTTCCAACAGCCATTTTAAAAACAGCTAGTAGGTCACCGTGGTACTGCCGATCGGCTATTGTTTGGGAGGAGGCTATACAAGGGGGCGGGGGTACGAATTCACAATCACCGGTGCCTCCATTTCCCTCTGGGGGTGCTCCTCCGTGGTctgtcttggggtcctgggtggctctggtgtGCTGTATAGGACCAGGAGCCCCCCAAGGGGTGGCTCACTGCTGTATCCTGAGCGCCTGGTGCGGGAAGGCAGGGCGAGGGGGTTCCACTGGCCCCCTGTCCTCTAGATGCTGCTGGTGGAGTTCTACAAGGGCGCCCCGGACCTCGTGAAGTTCCAGGAGCCCTGGAGCCAGGAGCACACGTACCTGGACAAGCTGAAGGTAAGACTCGTGCCCCCAGCCTCCTGCGAGCCCCTTGAGGAAGACAGTTCCCGGAGGGCCCCCAAGGATCTACCATGGGCGGCCTGAGACACAGGGTGTCCTAAGTTGTTCTGGACCGAAAGCTGACGAAAAGGAGTCTGGTTTGGCCACAGGTGGGTGGTGACACATGATGGCATAAAGGCCTGGGGAGCACAGGCTGGAGAGAAGTACACGGGCGTCTCCCAGCCTAGGCGCCCGCAGGGAGCACAGAGGGGGCCACGGTCCAAGCCAGAGCCGCAGTCGCCAGAGAGCGGCTGGTGCCCTGAAGGGTTTCTCCAGCTCTCTGGCCC is part of the Mustela nigripes isolate SB6536 chromosome 2, MUSNIG.SB6536, whole genome shotgun sequence genome and encodes:
- the MPND gene encoding MPN domain-containing protein isoform X2 → MAAPEPLSPAGGAGEEAPDEDEDEAEAEDPERPAGAGGARSGGGSCVGGGGGGSGGGGGGCGIGAGAGGCGGPGGALTRRAVTLRVLLKDALLEPGAGVLSIYYLGKKFLGDLQPDGRIVWQETGQVFNSPSAWATHCKKLVNPAKKSGCGWASVKYKGQKLDKYKAAWLRRHQLHIPTAAADESPASEGEEEELLMEEDEEEVLAGVSTEDKSRRPPGKGPLEPPHPEAVPPGKRVENKIRVPVRYCMLGSRDSARAGSRGLGSWLLKLWGCGTVWLRQEPPHAGGSHVLRCHQQVPAVQRGRLQQRAVPAVLTVLRAFPCRSRLGDADMAAAMEEEIYQSLLLRGLSLVGWYHSHPHSPALPSLRDIDSQMDYQLRLQGSSNGFQPCLALLCSPYYSGNPGPESKISPFWVMPPPEQRPSDYGIPMDVEMAYVQDNFLTNDILHEMMLLVEFYKGAPDLVKFQEPWSQEHTYLDKLKMSLASRTPKDQGLCHVLEQVYSLLKQGS
- the MPND gene encoding MPN domain-containing protein isoform X1 — encoded protein: MAAPEPLSPAGGAGEEAPDEDEDEAEAEDPERPAGAGGARSGGGSCVGGGGGGSGGGGGGCGIGAGAGGCGGPGGALTRRAVTLRVLLKDALLEPGAGVLSIYYLGKKFLGDLQPDGRIVWQETGQVFNSPSAWATHCKKLVNPAKKSGCGWASVKYKGQKLDKYKAAWLRRHQLHIPTAAADESPASEGEEEELLMEEDEEEVLAGVSTEDKSRRPPGKGPLEPPHPEAVPPGKRVENKIRVPVRYCMLGSRDSARNPHTLVEVTSFAAINKFQPFNVAVSSNVLFLLDFHSHLTRSEVVGYLGGRWDINSQMLTVLRAFPCRSRLGDADMAAAMEEEIYQSLLLRGLSLVGWYHSHPHSPALPSLRDIDSQMDYQLRLQGSSNGFQPCLALLCSPYYSGNPGPESKISPFWVMPPPEQRPSDYGIPMDVEMAYVQDNFLTNDILHEMMLLVEFYKGAPDLVKFQEPWSQEHTYLDKLKMSLASRTPKDQGLCHVLEQVYSLLKQGS
- the MPND gene encoding MPN domain-containing protein isoform X3, giving the protein MAAPEPLSPAGGAGEEAPDEDEDEAEAEDPERPAGAGGARSGGGSCVGGGGGGSGGGGGGCGIGAGAGGCGGPGGALTRRAVTLRVLLKDALLEPGAGVLSIYYLGKKFLGDLQPDGRIVWQETGQVFNSPSAWATHCKKLVNPAKKSGCGWASVKYKGQKLDKYKAAWLRRHQLHIPTAAADESPASEGEEEELLMEEDEEEVLAGVSTEDKSRRPPGKGPLEPPHPEAVPPGKRVENKIRVPVRYCMLGSRDSARAGSRGLGSWLLKLWGCGTVWLRQEPPHAGGSHVLRCHQQVPAVQRGRLQQRAVPAGLPQPPDSQRGRGVPGGPLGHQQPDAHGAESLPLSQPPGGRGYGRRHGRGDLPEPAPAGPVPGGLVPQPPAQPCAAVAAGHRLADGLPAAPAGLQQRLPALPRPALLPLLLWQSWP